Proteins from a single region of Mucilaginibacter daejeonensis:
- a CDS encoding efflux RND transporter periplasmic adaptor subunit: protein MRIKAIYLVMAAVVALASCEEKKTGTMESKQVCVSDSLAKMIEVDTARESAMKNELNLTGEVSFDENNVVKVFPFASGQVMKVNVSLGDKVTAGQVLAVIRSADVAGNYSDLTSAKADLAISKRQLQQAEYLYKNGISSERDYTEAKENYNKAVAADNKLREQIAINGGGNTNAAGTLVVKAPRSGYIVEKNITSGNYIRPDNGSSMFTISDMKDVWIKANVFESDIAKVRVGYTAHITTLAYPGKVFTGKVDNVGSVLDSDSKVLTVRISLPNPDMLLKPEMFTNVMVSNNEAAQAVAIPAGAVVFDSGKNYVVIYRDKCNLSVREVNVIKSVEDTTYVAAGIKPGERVISKNQLLLYNALVGD, encoded by the coding sequence ATGAGAATTAAAGCAATATACCTGGTAATGGCCGCCGTGGTGGCGCTTGCCTCGTGCGAAGAGAAAAAGACCGGCACCATGGAAAGCAAGCAGGTTTGCGTGAGCGACTCGCTGGCTAAAATGATCGAGGTGGATACCGCCCGCGAATCGGCTATGAAGAATGAGCTGAACCTTACCGGTGAGGTATCTTTCGATGAGAACAATGTGGTAAAAGTATTCCCTTTTGCCAGCGGCCAAGTCATGAAGGTGAACGTATCATTAGGTGATAAGGTTACCGCAGGCCAGGTACTGGCCGTTATACGCAGCGCCGATGTGGCCGGCAACTACTCCGACCTGACATCGGCCAAAGCCGATCTGGCCATCAGCAAACGCCAGTTGCAACAAGCCGAATACCTGTACAAAAATGGTATATCGAGCGAGCGTGATTACACCGAAGCTAAAGAGAACTATAATAAAGCCGTAGCTGCTGATAACAAGCTGCGCGAACAGATCGCCATAAACGGGGGCGGTAACACCAATGCAGCCGGGACGCTGGTGGTAAAAGCCCCTCGTAGTGGCTACATCGTTGAAAAGAACATCACCTCGGGTAACTACATCCGTCCTGATAATGGTAGCAGCATGTTCACCATATCTGACATGAAGGATGTTTGGATCAAGGCCAACGTATTTGAGTCTGACATTGCCAAGGTGCGCGTAGGCTACACTGCCCACATCACCACACTGGCTTACCCTGGCAAAGTGTTCACCGGTAAGGTCGATAATGTGGGTTCGGTACTGGACTCAGACAGCAAGGTACTGACCGTACGTATATCACTTCCTAACCCTGATATGCTGCTAAAACCAGAGATGTTCACCAACGTGATGGTGAGCAACAACGAGGCCGCACAAGCCGTGGCCATTCCGGCAGGCGCAGTGGTTTTTGATAGTGGTAAGAACTATGTGGTGATCTACCGCGACAAGTGCAACCTGAGCGTGCGCGAAGTGAATGTGATCAAATCGGTGGAGGATACCACTTATGTAGCGGCTGGCATTAAGCCGGGCGAAAGGGTGATCTCGAAAAATCAGCTGCTGTTATACAACGCCCTTGTTGGCGATTGA
- a CDS encoding TolC family protein: protein MRALVKGVRALLLFIILASSASAFGQTDSLRITFKDAEKMFIQNNFSLLAQKYNVDAAQALVKQAKLWDNPVLATDQNITDVSGKYFQHNSNTGQIFVQLSQLIQTAGKRGKQVKIAEDGTRIQQAAFDDLLRNLRYNLQLDMAQVANLIAQRQVYAVEIASAKNLVSASDKAYQSGNTSLKDLVRLKALLFGLQNEMVDNERQLNQLQTELKTILAVKESQYIVPQIAVIPPGEVPLDPRSLADQALTNRADYLGNRYTLDQNNHNLDLQKALAVPDITVGAAFDQRSSYANNYVGLQISAPLPFFNRNQGNIKSARLQAQGQELVVKNNELQVRNDVYEAVAQYKLSQQLLNKNEIDFYERYDQIFNAMMKSFQQRQISLPEFIDFFDSYKETKIKIIQQQLNLQKAIADLNYAVGTNVVAEK from the coding sequence ATGAGAGCGTTAGTTAAGGGGGTGAGAGCCCTATTGTTATTCATCATACTTGCAAGTTCGGCAAGCGCTTTCGGGCAAACCGACAGCCTTCGCATCACCTTTAAGGATGCGGAAAAAATGTTCATTCAGAACAACTTCAGCCTGCTTGCCCAAAAATACAATGTTGATGCTGCACAGGCATTAGTAAAACAAGCCAAACTGTGGGACAACCCCGTGCTGGCCACCGATCAGAACATCACCGACGTAAGCGGCAAATACTTTCAACATAACAGCAACACCGGGCAGATCTTTGTTCAGTTGAGCCAGCTGATCCAAACCGCCGGCAAACGTGGTAAACAGGTGAAGATCGCCGAGGACGGCACCCGCATACAACAGGCCGCCTTTGATGACCTGCTGCGTAACCTGCGTTACAACCTGCAACTGGATATGGCCCAGGTGGCCAACCTGATCGCCCAGCGCCAAGTATACGCGGTAGAGATCGCTTCGGCCAAAAATTTGGTCAGCGCGTCAGACAAGGCTTACCAGTCAGGTAACACCTCCTTAAAGGACCTGGTACGTTTAAAGGCCTTGTTATTTGGCCTGCAAAATGAGATGGTTGACAATGAGCGCCAGTTAAACCAGCTGCAAACTGAGCTAAAGACCATACTGGCCGTTAAGGAATCGCAGTACATCGTTCCGCAGATCGCGGTGATCCCTCCGGGTGAAGTGCCGCTTGACCCGAGATCGTTAGCTGATCAGGCGCTTACCAACCGCGCCGATTACTTAGGCAACCGCTATACATTAGATCAAAACAACCATAACCTGGACCTGCAAAAAGCGCTGGCCGTGCCCGACATTACCGTGGGTGCCGCTTTTGACCAACGCAGCAGTTATGCCAACAACTACGTGGGCTTACAGATCAGTGCTCCGCTGCCGTTCTTTAACCGCAACCAGGGCAACATCAAGTCGGCCAGGTTACAGGCGCAAGGCCAGGAATTAGTGGTGAAGAACAACGAGCTGCAGGTACGTAATGATGTATATGAGGCCGTTGCCCAATACAAACTGAGCCAGCAGTTACTGAACAAGAACGAGATCGATTTTTACGAGCGTTACGATCAGATCTTTAATGCCATGATGAAGAGCTTCCAGCAACGCCAGATCAGCCTGCCCGAGTTCATCGACTTTTTTGACTCCTATAAAGAGACCAAGATCAAGATCATACAACAGCAGCTTAATCTGCAAAAAGCCATTGCCGATCTTAACTACGCCGTAGGCACTAACGTAGTGGCGGAGAAATAA
- a CDS encoding Lrp/AsnC ligand binding domain-containing protein, translating into MPHRKAQNLEIDNLDIQILSILMKNATTPYTEIAKDLIVSGGTIHVRMKKLEEMGVIKGASLEVNPQKLGFDVTAFLGIYLEKGSQYHEAVKKLKEINEIVELHYTTGEWSIFAKIVCHDTNHLREVLNENIQSVPGIQRTETFISLEESIKRQITLE; encoded by the coding sequence ATGCCGCACAGAAAAGCTCAAAATTTAGAAATTGATAATTTGGATATACAGATCCTGTCTATCCTGATGAAAAACGCAACAACTCCCTACACCGAGATCGCTAAAGACCTTATCGTATCAGGCGGTACCATACACGTACGTATGAAAAAGTTAGAGGAAATGGGAGTGATCAAAGGCGCCAGCTTAGAGGTGAACCCGCAAAAGCTTGGTTTTGACGTGACCGCATTTTTAGGCATCTACCTTGAAAAAGGCTCACAATACCACGAGGCCGTTAAAAAGCTGAAAGAGATCAACGAGATCGTTGAGCTGCATTACACCACCGGCGAGTGGAGTATATTTGCCAAGATCGTATGTCATGATACCAACCACCTGCGCGAGGTGTTGAACGAGAACATCCAGAGCGTACCCGGCATACAACGCACCGAGACCTTTATATCATTAGAGGAATCGATCAAAAGGCAGATCACTTTAGAGTAA
- a CDS encoding DUF6358 family protein, with protein MGKKMLLSVLYNIGIFICLYTVYWGFTNHRYDFLTGAVIIAGIFIYLKVQLLKEVKNTQRPVKK; from the coding sequence ATGGGCAAAAAAATGTTACTAAGTGTATTGTATAACATTGGCATATTCATATGCCTGTATACGGTATACTGGGGCTTTACCAACCACCGTTACGACTTTTTGACCGGGGCGGTGATCATAGCCGGTATCTTTATATACCTCAAGGTACAATTGCTGAAAGAAGTAAAAAACACGCAGCGGCCGGTCAAAAAATAG
- a CDS encoding rhodanese-like domain-containing protein, whose translation MKEITVEELKSMKEKGEDFQLIDVREDFEYQMSNLDGENIPLGGILIETDKISKDKPVVVMCRSGKRSAMAIMQLEQQGFTNLYNLQGGILAWADQVDPTISVY comes from the coding sequence ATGAAAGAGATCACTGTAGAAGAGCTGAAAAGCATGAAAGAAAAAGGCGAGGACTTTCAGCTGATAGATGTACGCGAGGACTTTGAGTACCAGATGTCGAACCTTGACGGTGAGAACATACCCTTGGGTGGCATTTTGATCGAGACCGATAAGATCAGTAAAGATAAACCCGTGGTAGTGATGTGCCGCAGCGGCAAACGCAGCGCCATGGCGATCATGCAGTTAGAACAGCAGGGCTTTACCAACCTGTACAACCTGCAGGGCGGCATACTGGCCTGGGCCGATCAGGTAGACCCTACCATTAGCGTGTACTGA
- a CDS encoding DUF4407 domain-containing protein gives MNKITRFFWFCSGAHIETLKKYPIEHNRYFGIGATIFFTALFAALSGGYAMYFVFSGSAAAPFFAVLFGIMWGLAIFNMDRYIVSSINKQGTTNQQILQATPRILLAIMIGMVISRPLELKIFDKEIRGKLKEAYLKGQNRKIDTLEKTYAQKYAMEMAKFQDLKKEKDSLERDINRSRVQLNQEVFGDKNDQTSGITGYGTYAKQKEAVLLEKQNRLRTVTEDQGRMEQYLSQRKDFEGLNSTRLFTNAQLDSLANIAGFADRNWALGQLSFRSDGTKDLDTYLAQSFIGYLFILFECLPVFVKLMSARGPYDVAIAKLAEANIHFAERDKDREVVVTDNTFDHMVDADIQKRKKIITTQADHDYERHSYD, from the coding sequence ATGAATAAGATCACCCGCTTTTTTTGGTTCTGCTCGGGAGCGCATATCGAAACGCTCAAAAAATATCCTATCGAGCATAACCGGTATTTCGGTATCGGGGCCACTATATTCTTTACCGCATTGTTCGCAGCCTTATCGGGGGGCTACGCCATGTACTTCGTGTTCAGTGGCAGTGCGGCCGCGCCGTTCTTCGCGGTGCTGTTCGGCATCATGTGGGGGTTGGCCATCTTTAATATGGACCGCTACATCGTATCCAGCATCAACAAACAAGGTACCACCAACCAGCAGATCCTGCAGGCCACGCCACGTATACTGCTGGCGATCATGATCGGTATGGTGATATCGCGCCCGCTGGAACTCAAGATATTTGATAAGGAGATACGCGGAAAACTTAAAGAGGCTTACCTGAAAGGCCAGAACCGCAAGATCGATACCCTGGAAAAGACCTACGCACAAAAATACGCCATGGAGATGGCCAAATTTCAAGACCTGAAAAAGGAAAAGGACTCGTTAGAGCGCGACATCAACCGCTCACGGGTACAACTTAACCAGGAAGTATTTGGCGATAAGAACGATCAAACATCGGGCATAACCGGTTACGGCACCTATGCCAAGCAAAAAGAAGCGGTGTTGCTGGAGAAGCAGAACCGCCTGCGTACCGTGACCGAAGATCAGGGCCGCATGGAGCAGTATCTGAGCCAGCGTAAAGATTTTGAAGGGTTGAACAGCACGCGCTTGTTCACCAACGCCCAACTGGATAGCCTGGCCAACATTGCCGGTTTTGCCGATCGTAACTGGGCACTGGGGCAACTCTCCTTCAGGTCTGACGGTACAAAAGACCTTGACACTTACCTGGCGCAATCGTTCATCGGGTACCTGTTCATCCTTTTTGAGTGCTTACCGGTGTTTGTGAAACTCATGAGCGCCCGTGGCCCGTACGATGTGGCCATAGCCAAACTGGCCGAGGCTAACATACACTTTGCCGAACGCGATAAGGACCGTGAAGTGGTGGTGACCGACAACACCTTTGACCACATGGTGGATGCCGATATACAAAAGCGAAAGAAGATCATTACCACCCAGGCCGATCATGATTATGAGCGGCACAGTTATGATTAG
- a CDS encoding DUF4385 domain-containing protein, which produces MRKPSYLDFDHTTYAWRPDVDYRQYPELYRVGKGEQGVLICEPYKSEIGQYWRFKTPKIATESSNKIMALFRGYLQQNDLVGADMARKYLQMGYTRARRYANYKGGKKYDETDNYQELERGTGDEEKGRSAAVFYEKWKEAEADPYYAQLKKAWKHERG; this is translated from the coding sequence ATGCGCAAGCCCAGTTACCTCGATTTTGATCACACCACCTATGCCTGGCGGCCCGATGTGGACTACCGCCAATACCCCGAGCTTTACCGCGTGGGCAAGGGCGAGCAAGGTGTACTGATCTGCGAGCCTTACAAAAGCGAGATCGGCCAGTACTGGCGCTTCAAAACTCCCAAGATAGCCACCGAAAGCAGCAACAAGATCATGGCCCTGTTCCGCGGGTACCTGCAACAGAACGACCTGGTAGGTGCCGACATGGCCCGCAAATACCTGCAAATGGGCTACACCCGCGCCCGCCGTTATGCCAACTACAAAGGCGGCAAAAAGTACGACGAGACCGATAATTACCAGGAACTGGAACGCGGCACAGGCGACGAGGAAAAGGGCCGCTCAGCAGCGGTGTTCTACGAAAAATGGAAAGAGGCCGAAGCCGACCCGTATTACGCTCAACTTAAAAAAGCCTGGAAACATGAAAGGGGTTAA
- a CDS encoding DUF2256 domain-containing protein: MKGVKKQHLPTKVCATCGRPFSWRKKWEKVWDEVKYCSDRCRTQRGKSGSV; encoded by the coding sequence ATGAAAGGGGTTAAAAAGCAGCACTTGCCCACCAAGGTATGCGCTACCTGCGGCCGCCCCTTTAGCTGGCGCAAAAAATGGGAAAAAGTATGGGACGAGGTCAAATACTGCTCCGACCGCTGCCGTACTCAGAGGGGGAAGAGTGGCAGTGTTTGA
- the ku gene encoding non-homologous end joining protein Ku has protein sequence MRSIWNGAIGFGLVNIPVKLYSAVQESHLDLDMLDGRDHARIRFQRVNENTHKEVPYDKIVRAFKMDNDEYVVLEERDFEDASPEKSKLIEIESFVELDEINPMYYETSYFAEPDARNGKAYALLLEALKKTGKAGLGRFVLRSTETLCVIHPVEKALVVSRIRFAQELRTTEDLTLPDASKVSKKELDMGLALIKQYTEDFDVSKFKDEYTAELLKIIKAKAKGKRPTIKKMKVNKTKSDDLYDQLMASLSKKGA, from the coding sequence ATGAGGTCTATTTGGAATGGGGCGATCGGGTTCGGGTTAGTGAACATACCCGTAAAATTGTATTCGGCGGTGCAGGAAAGCCACCTGGACCTCGATATGCTGGATGGACGAGACCATGCCAGGATCCGCTTCCAACGGGTAAATGAGAATACCCACAAGGAGGTACCTTACGACAAGATCGTGCGGGCCTTTAAGATGGACAACGACGAGTACGTGGTGCTGGAGGAGCGCGACTTTGAGGATGCCTCGCCCGAAAAAAGCAAACTGATCGAGATCGAGAGCTTTGTAGAATTGGACGAGATCAACCCCATGTATTACGAGACCTCATACTTTGCAGAACCTGATGCCCGTAATGGCAAGGCCTACGCATTATTGTTAGAAGCGCTCAAAAAGACCGGAAAGGCCGGTTTGGGGCGGTTCGTGTTGCGCAGCACCGAGACGTTGTGCGTGATACACCCGGTAGAAAAGGCCTTAGTGGTCAGCCGCATACGTTTTGCCCAGGAGCTGCGCACCACTGAGGACCTTACCCTGCCCGATGCCAGCAAAGTGAGTAAAAAGGAGCTGGACATGGGCCTGGCGCTCATCAAACAATACACAGAGGATTTCGACGTATCCAAATTCAAGGACGAGTATACGGCCGAATTGCTGAAGATCATAAAGGCCAAGGCCAAAGGGAAGCGCCCGACCATTAAAAAGATGAAGGTGAACAAGACCAAAAGCGACGACCTGTACGATCAGCTGATGGCCAGCTTGAGCAAAAAAGGCGCCTGA
- a CDS encoding DUF4450 domain-containing protein yields the protein MLNRYSKALTSFALWLPGITLMLISPASHAQRAPWQAIDRMVRYKPDGTDFVINNGNRRFNRAIYGTNTAFRVEAGDLPEFAMYLPGMGGNLKLGIIKGGQSKWLTEADHIEARYRPGSMLYTIHDQLLGKGVIELQVLAGAKDEILLLKAVVKGADPDVRILWAYGGATGKKFSRDGDIGADPESSFDLKPEYCANNTYQINGNAFGLNFSAKAATEASRYENDQNPNKKNETTESKKLITGIVPSGSDVKLVDAVQQSTPSALYDSKKSDQPVICGVVEPTASPLYWLIGPGQRNYQYAEVPKLMADAEAARQKLTARVQLHTPDAHLNTLGGALAVAADAIWEDPSYLHGAVAWRMRLPAWRGAYVADPLGWHDRASKHFSSYALSQITTPESGPIVADTTLHLARQQEKLGNSMFSSGYISRNPNGDIRPHHYDMNLVFIDQMLTHFKWTGDVTEVRKLWPTIKRHLYWEKRNYDHDGDGLYDAYCCIWASDALQYSGGGVTHSSAYNYRANLMAAQLAKLVGDDPKPYEQEATKITRAVRTQLWMPGKGTYAEFKDLLGNELLHTTPGVWTIYHAIDEGLPDAFQAYQSLRYIDNEIPHIPVQARGLSGSYEILSTTNWLPYTWSLNNVAMAENMHTALAYWQGNRADKGFDLWKSTLIESMYLGASPGNFQQLSFYDAVRGELYRDFADPIGMSARTLVEGLFGITPDLFKGTLTIKPGFPTDWKYASLKVPDIQFDFKKIGAADHYTIATSLPTPTDLLLQLRARTTQIRSVTVNGKPVKCQVLASAVGEPVIQVNAGKQKRYAISVTWADVTPEATAAELTCIAGNAYTHSFKNAKILNIKDPQGILTIESIKGKQFTYSVRPMEGKHTAFVQLQQGALTWWQPLNIAIHANALAVQFDKEQPESELRFSIYNYGAPTQAKVQVNPELDVVYNIIQPLKGTQASEELIVAAKYLVPGSNHIRLTYDGKVTDTTIINWRLTNTNPGKPVEMNNYFNDEVGHIFTNQYLSPRPKSVTLQLPTQGIGNWCYPLTTAEIDDSGLRKAAGDKNIFDLSQKISFSTPGGAGKNIAFTSQWDNYPRSVKIPLSGSASHAYLLMAGSTNPMQSRMINGEVIVHYTDGSLAVLPLRNPQNWWPIEQDYDDNGQAFDPGAAKPLRISLKTGKVLNSDITYHPIKGFSNKGIEGGAASVLDLCLDPDKKLKDLELRAITNDVVIGLMGITLLNHQAN from the coding sequence ATGCTCAATAGATATTCAAAAGCGTTAACGAGCTTTGCCCTATGGTTACCAGGCATCACCTTGATGCTCATCTCACCTGCCAGCCATGCCCAGCGTGCACCATGGCAGGCGATAGACCGCATGGTACGTTACAAGCCCGACGGCACCGACTTTGTGATCAACAACGGCAACCGCCGTTTCAACCGAGCCATTTATGGTACCAATACCGCTTTCAGGGTCGAGGCCGGCGACCTACCCGAATTTGCCATGTACCTGCCCGGCATGGGCGGCAACCTGAAATTAGGGATCATTAAAGGCGGCCAAAGCAAATGGCTCACCGAGGCCGACCATATAGAGGCGCGCTACCGCCCCGGATCCATGCTGTACACCATACATGATCAACTATTAGGTAAAGGTGTGATCGAGTTACAGGTGCTTGCCGGCGCAAAGGATGAGATCTTATTGTTGAAAGCGGTGGTAAAGGGTGCCGACCCTGATGTAAGGATACTTTGGGCCTATGGTGGTGCTACCGGCAAAAAGTTCTCGCGCGATGGAGACATCGGTGCCGATCCTGAGTCTTCGTTCGATCTAAAGCCCGAGTACTGCGCCAACAACACTTACCAGATCAATGGTAACGCGTTCGGCCTGAACTTTAGCGCTAAAGCAGCCACGGAGGCATCGCGATATGAGAATGATCAGAATCCTAACAAAAAAAACGAGACAACAGAAAGCAAAAAGCTGATCACGGGTATCGTTCCCTCTGGTTCAGATGTTAAGCTGGTCGATGCCGTTCAGCAAAGCACTCCTTCTGCTCTATATGATTCAAAAAAGAGCGACCAGCCAGTGATCTGCGGCGTGGTCGAACCTACAGCATCACCGTTGTACTGGCTGATCGGTCCGGGACAGCGTAATTATCAATATGCCGAAGTACCGAAACTGATGGCTGATGCAGAGGCGGCACGTCAAAAATTGACGGCACGCGTACAACTGCACACGCCCGATGCTCACCTCAACACTTTAGGTGGCGCGCTGGCCGTTGCGGCAGATGCCATTTGGGAAGACCCCTCCTATTTACATGGCGCTGTGGCCTGGCGCATGCGTTTACCCGCCTGGCGGGGCGCTTACGTGGCCGACCCGTTGGGCTGGCATGACCGCGCTTCTAAACATTTCAGCAGCTACGCCCTATCGCAGATCACTACTCCCGAAAGCGGACCGATCGTGGCGGATACAACTTTGCACCTGGCCCGCCAGCAGGAAAAGCTGGGTAACTCCATGTTCAGCAGCGGGTATATCAGCCGTAATCCTAACGGCGATATCCGCCCACATCATTATGATATGAATCTCGTGTTCATTGACCAGATGTTGACCCACTTTAAATGGACCGGCGATGTTACTGAGGTAAGGAAGCTGTGGCCCACCATCAAACGCCACTTGTACTGGGAAAAACGCAATTACGACCATGACGGCGATGGCCTTTATGATGCCTATTGCTGTATTTGGGCAAGTGATGCCTTGCAGTATAGCGGTGGCGGCGTTACGCATTCATCAGCCTACAACTACCGGGCTAACCTGATGGCCGCCCAATTAGCCAAACTGGTAGGCGACGACCCCAAACCGTACGAACAGGAGGCTACTAAGATCACCCGCGCGGTACGCACTCAACTGTGGATGCCTGGAAAAGGCACTTATGCTGAGTTCAAAGACCTGCTGGGTAACGAGTTGCTGCACACTACACCAGGTGTGTGGACCATTTATCACGCGATAGATGAGGGTTTGCCCGATGCTTTTCAGGCCTACCAAAGCTTACGCTACATTGATAACGAGATACCGCACATACCTGTGCAGGCCCGTGGGTTGAGCGGCAGCTACGAGATATTAAGCACTACCAACTGGCTGCCTTACACCTGGTCGCTCAATAATGTGGCCATGGCCGAGAATATGCATACCGCCTTAGCTTATTGGCAGGGTAACCGGGCCGACAAGGGTTTCGACCTGTGGAAAAGCACGCTGATCGAAAGCATGTACCTTGGTGCAAGTCCGGGTAATTTTCAGCAATTGTCGTTCTATGATGCTGTACGCGGCGAGTTGTACCGCGACTTTGCCGACCCGATCGGCATGTCGGCACGTACACTGGTAGAAGGCTTGTTCGGCATTACCCCCGACCTGTTCAAAGGTACACTGACCATCAAACCCGGCTTCCCTACCGATTGGAAGTATGCATCGTTAAAAGTGCCTGACATCCAATTTGACTTTAAAAAGATCGGTGCGGCCGATCACTATACCATCGCTACCAGCTTACCTACACCAACGGACCTGCTGTTGCAGCTTCGCGCTCGTACCACGCAGATCAGGTCAGTCACGGTCAATGGCAAGCCGGTAAAATGTCAGGTGCTGGCCTCGGCCGTTGGGGAGCCGGTGATCCAGGTCAATGCCGGCAAACAAAAACGTTACGCCATCAGCGTGACCTGGGCCGATGTAACTCCCGAAGCTACCGCCGCTGAACTAACCTGCATAGCCGGAAATGCTTACACGCACAGCTTCAAGAATGCCAAGATCCTGAACATTAAAGACCCACAGGGTATCCTGACCATTGAGAGCATCAAAGGCAAACAATTCACCTATTCGGTAAGGCCAATGGAGGGCAAACACACCGCCTTTGTACAGCTACAACAAGGCGCCTTGACGTGGTGGCAACCGCTTAACATCGCTATTCATGCCAATGCTTTAGCGGTGCAATTCGACAAAGAGCAGCCTGAAAGTGAGTTACGCTTTAGCATATATAACTATGGTGCTCCTACCCAGGCCAAAGTACAGGTGAACCCTGAGTTGGATGTGGTCTACAACATAATACAACCGTTAAAAGGTACACAGGCCTCGGAGGAGTTAATTGTCGCCGCAAAATACCTGGTGCCGGGCAGCAACCACATCCGCCTCACCTACGATGGCAAGGTGACTGACACCACCATCATTAACTGGCGGCTTACTAACACCAACCCCGGCAAACCGGTAGAGATGAACAACTACTTTAATGATGAAGTGGGCCACATTTTTACCAACCAATACTTGTCACCAAGGCCTAAAAGCGTAACGCTGCAACTGCCAACTCAAGGCATTGGTAACTGGTGCTACCCGCTCACGACTGCCGAGATCGACGATAGCGGGTTAAGAAAGGCCGCAGGCGATAAGAACATCTTTGACCTTTCTCAAAAGATCAGTTTCAGTACGCCCGGCGGCGCAGGAAAGAATATTGCCTTCACGTCGCAGTGGGACAATTACCCGCGCAGCGTCAAGATACCTTTGAGCGGTTCGGCCTCACATGCTTACCTGTTAATGGCCGGGTCGACCAACCCAATGCAAAGTCGCATGATCAACGGTGAGGTGATCGTCCACTATACCGATGGCTCTTTGGCAGTACTACCACTCCGCAACCCGCAAAATTGGTGGCCGATCGAGCAGGACTATGATGACAATGGCCAGGCATTCGATCCGGGAGCAGCCAAGCCTTTACGCATCAGCCTCAAGACCGGCAAGGTCCTGAATAGCGATATCACTTACCATCCGATCAAAGGCTTTTCCAACAAAGGTATCGAAGGCGGGGCCGCCTCGGTATTGGACCTGTGCCTTGACCCTGATAAAAAACTAAAGGACCTTGAATTGCGGGCCATCACCAACGATGTGGTGATCGGTCTGATGGGTATCACCCTGCTCAACCACCAAGCTAATTAA
- the rplM gene encoding 50S ribosomal protein L13 — protein MNTLSYKTVSANKKTVNKQWVVVDAQGEILGRLTSKIAAIIRGKHKPGFTPNVDCGDNVIVINADKVKLTGNKFADKQYVSYTGYPGGQRFISPKELMAKFPERVIEKAVRGMLPKNRLGRAIYGNLHVYAGAEHPHAAQNPTTINF, from the coding sequence GTGAATACGTTAAGTTACAAAACTGTCTCGGCCAACAAAAAGACCGTTAACAAACAATGGGTTGTTGTTGACGCGCAAGGCGAGATTTTGGGGCGCTTGACCTCTAAGATCGCTGCGATCATCAGAGGGAAACACAAACCAGGCTTCACTCCAAACGTAGACTGCGGTGATAACGTGATCGTTATCAATGCAGACAAAGTAAAACTGACCGGGAACAAATTTGCCGACAAGCAGTATGTTTCATACACTGGTTACCCAGGTGGTCAACGTTTTATCTCTCCGAAGGAGTTGATGGCTAAATTCCCTGAGCGCGTTATCGAGAAAGCCGTTCGTGGTATGTTACCTAAGAACCGTTTAGGCCGTGCTATCTATGGCAACCTGCACGTTTATGCTGGTGCCGAGCATCCACACGCCGCTCAAAACCCTACAACCATTAACTTTTAA
- the rpsI gene encoding 30S ribosomal protein S9: protein MPTTNTSGRRKTAVARVYLNDGNGALTVNGKDYKEYFPTLPLQYVATQSLLVSGSEGKFDITVNVAGGGVKGQAEAVRLAIAKAIVELDAEKKPALRAKGLMTRDDRMVERKKPGRRKARRRFQFSKR from the coding sequence ATGCCAACAACTAACACTTCAGGCAGAAGAAAAACAGCTGTTGCCCGCGTTTATTTGAACGATGGTAACGGTGCCCTTACCGTTAACGGTAAAGATTACAAAGAATACTTCCCTACCTTGCCTTTACAGTACGTAGCCACTCAATCGTTACTGGTATCAGGCTCAGAGGGTAAATTTGATATCACTGTAAATGTTGCCGGTGGTGGTGTAAAAGGACAGGCTGAGGCCGTTCGTTTAGCCATTGCTAAAGCTATTGTTGAACTTGATGCTGAAAAGAAACCTGCATTGCGTGCTAAAGGCTTAATGACCCGTGACGATCGTATGGTCGAGCGTAAGAAACCAGGCCGCCGCAAAGCCCGCAGAAGATTCCAATTCAGTAAACGTTAA